AAGTTTCGCTTTCTCTCATAATTAATTtccctgcaaaaaaaaaaaaaaaaaaaaaatcaaaaaatcaaaatagaaaGTCCAAATTGTATAAAACGCCAATTTGGGACAAgatttttccttctctctctctttttttttctttcctcttcttGTTTTGTGTATGCAAGTTTCTCTCTGCTTCCTCCAATAATGTCATAGCAACCCTTCACTCATTTCCCACTTCTTCCCTCTGTAAATATCATTTCAGGGCCTCCCCAAATTTTTGGTATTTCAACCCCAAGAATGGAAAAAGAGCCTCTTAAGCAGTCCCTGAACTGAAAACTCAAACTGGGTCCTGTCTCTAATTCTGATTTGCGCTCCAAAGCTACGTGCTTTCTCTgcaaagattgaagcttttttCGTTTCTGGGTCATGTGGTTTGGTAACTTGTTGACTTGATAGAGCAACTGGGTTTTGTTAATTCGTCGAAATTAAAGTGTTGGTTGGTTGGTTCTGTGTTCTTGGAGATTCAGATTCTGGGTTGGTGAGGTAATATAGTATATGCTAGATCTTTACCTTTTTAATCTTTTATACCAACTTTTTAAATTCCTTGATGGTGTCTCTCTCGTATTTTTAAAAGTTTGATTCTTTCTGAAGCTGTTCATTGGTTTATTGACTGATTCTACTTGTTTATTTTAATGGTTGGGCTTGTGTGTAATGTGTAAAGTAGCAGATTAGTGGACTTGACTTAgatctgattgattttttttacaaataaaattcaaataaGTTCTGGAGTCTCTGGAGTTTCTCAGCTACTATGAAGCTAATGTAATTCTCATATAACATTAAGCACTCGGAAATTTGTGGTAACAAAGCTGGTTTTGGTTGTTTGGAAGCATGACAAGGAAAGGAACTGCCAATTGAAGTTTGGATGCTCTTTCTCTTGCTCTTAAACCTGAAAACTCCAAGGAATTTCGGAATATTGTTGGATCCGAAATGCATCTATCCATTTGCGGTGTTGTTAGTGTCATCAAAGATACAAAGCTAGTTAAGCATCCAGTAGTGTGGTAAAAAAGATAGCAAATATGAAAAAAGAGTGAAATGAGTGTATTTAGGCAGGCAACCATTGCTAATGGAGCTGTTATGATCTGCACTGTATATTTtaaatttgtgtttttaatgCAATGTGTTGAGGGACGGGAAAAGAAGTATCAACTGTATCTGACATGAATTTCAACCTTTTATGGTGTATGCATGTTTCTCTCTGATTTCGAATGTGGTTGTTCTGTATGTTCAAGCTCTGGCGAATCTTTTCAGACCAATATTGTAGATAAAAAACATCACAGTGACTTACCATATTTCACCGTTATTGATTTGCACTGAGCCCATTAAGGAAAACATCGGATGCTTGTTTAAAGCCAAAAGATATGATATTTGTATTCATTTAACAATCTGAATGCTTCCAGTTTGGAATAGATCTTATTTAGTGAGATCTTGCTTCTGTGTGTTTTAACTCTATTGTTATATTTATGCTTTCGCTGTGAACTGTTCATGGATTTGTTGACAGTATTAAAATGGTTTACCTCTAATGATTTTAAGAAGTTGATTTCCCGTTCTAGGTAAAACTGCCACAAGTCATCGTTGTTATTTATTTGTGCAAAAGTATTTACTGTCAGTGACCACAGCCTTAGCTTGAGCAATACCAGAGCCATACTAAAGAGATGTGGTCCCTTGCATTCAGCTGAAATGAAGACGTTACAGGTGCCACTTTACAATTTTTTAACATAGTGGTTGTGATATCTAGCTTGTTTTGTGCACATATTGCTTTTCACTAAATTGAATACTCCTATTTTGGGTTCCACAGAGTGGGCAAGAAATACAATCTTCAAACCAAGCTATACATGATACACAAGGTGACCAAGTGAAAAACCAAACAAATGAGGCTCCTGGAACTGATTCAGCTTCAATATCATCTTCAGGCAATGACAACAAGAAAGTATCACGCCAAGATATTGAACTTGTAAGGCCACCAAATCAAACTATTCTtgcaaccttttctttttctttttctacatTTGTTATTCTATTATGTTTTACCGTGTTCTGAATATTGTTCTCGAATGAGTTAGACTAATACATTTTCCATCTTTGTGATGGTATGCTCTCCAAAATGAATTTTTGTAGGTCCAGAATCTAATAGAGCGGTGTTTACAATTATATATGAATAGAGAAGAGGTGGTTAAGACTCTCTTGACTCGCGCAAGAATAGATCCTGGATTTACCACTTTGGGTAGGTAACTTCAGATTACAATTTAAAATATGTGTAACCTGACTACTCTAATTACATATCTTAAGCTCTTAAACCAAGAATTGGTTGATTATGAAAACCATGATCCTGGTGTATGTGTTTTCCATCAGTTATATAAGTAAAATTAATccgtattttttatttaattttttggtTGCCTTTGTCACTTTTGGCATAGGATCCACTGATCCACAACTGAAATGATGTGGGACCGGGTAGTTCATGGTTATATATGTACTAGACATGTTACTACAGCTATACATGACATTTTCTCCTATAATGAGGATTTGATGAATTAAATATCTTAAGAAGCTACATGATATTTTTCGTTTTAAACGTAATATATGCACCTTAAACTGATCTTGtcatctttcttttcttgtttcagTATGGCAGAagttggaagaagaaaatgCCGACTTTTTCAGGGCCTATTACATAAGGCTAAAATTGAAGAAACAAATCATCCTGTTTAATCATCTACTGGAGCATCACTGTCATCTGTCGAAGTATCATCCCATGCATCCAAAGGTTCCGTTGGCACCTATACAGAATGGGATTCATCCCATGCCTGGTAAGTTTTCAGCTTACAGCAACATGGAGGTGTAAGAGCAAGATTTAATCCTATTTTGATAGTAGTAGGTCTGTCTATCCTCGTTTCTCCTTTGGTGGATGCACGAGGATCATAATTGGGTTCCTTAATGGTAACAGAACTATGGTCATTTGGAACTTTGGGTGAATTCTTGATTGACGTTAATGAGGAGGGTAAAACATGATGCTTGATAAAGATTAAGCTAAAGAATATTACTTTTGAAAATATCGTGGTTACAGATGTATATAAGCCTGGGAGTATGTGATTGATATGTATTATGGTTTATATGATGATTTCCATTTGTATTCACTGCCGCTTGTTTGCAGTGCAGTTAACAACTTACCTATGGGATACCCTGTCCTTCAGCAACCTCCAATGCCAGCAGCAGGTCAACCCCATCTTGATTCCATGGGAATATCTAACTGTCATGTAGTTAATGGAGTTCCCGCACCGAGCAATTTCCATCCAATTCGGATGAATTCTGGGAATGAGTGAGAATCTGTCCTTTGCCTCATTCTCTGTTTAATTACTAGTTAACATGCCAGTTAATATTTtagcgaaaaagaaaaaaaagttttgttCCGCCCCTGTTCGCATTGTAAAAGGAAGTATATTGGTTCAAAGTCCAAACATGTGTATTGGATGACTGTGGCTTCTAATCTGCTCCTATATCAGGTTTTGTTCAATAGAATTTTTGCTAATGGAAACTGTTTTTCTCCTTTTTGAAGTATGGTGATGGATTGCAGTAGTTCTGATGTGGTTCCTGTAATTCCACCAAACAGCAACATGTCATCCATGTCCGAAATTCCTGTCAGTCCTACATCAGTTGCATCCAGTGGTCATTTCCCTTTCACTGCATCAGAAATATCAGGAATGGGAGTAGACACATCAGCACTTGATACAACATTTACATCTGATGTGGCAAGTAATGGGTTGCAGCTTGGACCCGATGGTGGGGGTGGCAGATCACTGGATCAGATCCAGTGGAATTTCAGCCTATCAGATCTTACAGCAGATTTGTCCAACTTAGGAGGTAAGTTTATTGGAACCACTTGTAACCGTCTCTAAGCGTGTAAGCTACCTTTAGAAATTGTGGACAATTTATGTATCAAAATACTTATAGTAGAGCTGTATTCAAAGACATGAATGCAAACCAggagcaaaaagaaaagaaactgtACAAACTGTTGAAAGCCAGACACTATTCATTTTGACACAGTTGATTTATCAAACATATAGGAGGAAACATACATGCTTAATTTACAGACTTGTGCAAGATTTTTCCATAAAGTTTTCTTGCATGTACATTCTATAATCATTGAAGCAAAAATTGAATATGTACGAGTTCGTGAAATGCTGTTATGGCAGTAAAACTTTTGGTACTTCTAAAACTGTTAAAAGGCTGCTTACATGTGTGGCCAAATATAGTTAGATCCAAGCATGAACAAAGAAATAGAGTTGCTGTTGTATAATGCATGTCTCACGCTTTCTTTAATGTTTGCCGGGATATCTTTTGCAGATTTAGGAGCCTTGGGAAACTATCCTGGCTCCCCCTTTCTGCCTTCTGATTCTGAAATTCTACTAGACTCTCCCGAGCAAGAGGATATAGGTAATGGAAAATGCCTCTTTTCATTAGTTTTACTGATTTGTGAGATGTGGTTGGAGGTTCAAACATGCCTAAGATTGATTGTTCCCTTAATTTCCCTTGTTAGCAATTGAACCATGCATAGTATATCTTGGTTATCAGTTACTAATCACTTTTCCTTGCTTTAGCAGAGGAATTCTTTGTCGATTCTGTCCCCGAGCCACCTTGCTCTCAATCAGACGACGAGAAACCGTAGATAAAGGTGGGGAAAGTCCCGTTACACTTGAAATTGATAGGAAGGAATATCGCTCCATTAGAGTTTGTCATCCACTCACTAAAAGACACTTCAGGGTTCTATTATCAGCAGGTTTCAACATTTCTAGTTAGCTAGTCTGATCTGTATTAGCATACAGATAGGAAATTCCTTATAATCGACTAgtatttgtaatttttctttccaaaaacttaATTATCGGCGAAAGTTGAGGAATAATTCAGTTGGTTGTCATGTATTTGGATAAATTGGTATGATTAATGCTACTTCAAGCATTATCATCCACCTCTTGCCAAGTTCCCTCTTTGCTTATATGAACTTATTACTTAACATTCATCTAACATACCAAGTAAGAGGGTGATGTTTTTTATCTCAGTTTTTTAATTATAACGGTTTCTTGGATTGCAAGTTACCGGAGATTTCACACATTTGAAGGGGACCAACATATATTCATTGCCAAACTTTCAATTGATAAATCTAGAAGATTGCTCCTTTTTGACACTCGTCATGAATAACTGTATAAAATTTCACCTACTTGGTTCATTTTCAACGAACAACGTGACAAACTTTAATACAAATGAGTGTAATAACATATTTTCAAGCATAAAAGCCTCCTGGTCCTGGTCCTAATTTCACATTCCATTACATTATTATTGATTCATATTTGCCTAATTGGACTAATTCTTTCCCCTCTGTTTAAACACTAAAAGCCAAGACAAACTTGCCTCCTGAACTGTTTTGTTGACCTAATTTACAAAGACTCTGTCTAGATATTAGTTAATTGAATCATGACATTTCAACTAATTAGTACAGATGAAAGTCCTCCAAGTACTGAATTGTTGCCGGCTATACGTATTTGCTGGTTAAGCATAATCTTAACCCTGTTTTTGTTTAATTAGACATAATCACATCGGGCTAATGCGATTTACTGCTAATAGGTTCGTGATACCAATATTGAACCGAACTTGGAAAAccttgctcttttttttttttttttttttttttttgaggtaacCTTGCTCTTTTTTTCTGTTAGGATTTGGAACCTAACGTAACTGACAGGCTCATTTCTATGCTCGGCTATTTTTAGT
This portion of the Rosa chinensis cultivar Old Blush chromosome 1, RchiOBHm-V2, whole genome shotgun sequence genome encodes:
- the LOC112181971 gene encoding uncharacterized protein LOC112181971, with the translated sequence MKTLQSGQEIQSSNQAIHDTQGDQVKNQTNEAPGTDSASISSSGNDNKKVSRQDIELVQNLIERCLQLYMNREEVVKTLLTRARIDPGFTTLVWQKLEEENADFFRAYYIRLKLKKQIILFNHLLEHHCHLSKYHPMHPKVPLAPIQNGIHPMPVNNLPMGYPVLQQPPMPAAGQPHLDSMGISNCHVVNGVPAPSNFHPIRMNSGNDMVMDCSSSDVVPVIPPNSNMSSMSEIPVSPTSVASSGHFPFTASEISGMGVDTSALDTTFTSDVASNGLQLGPDGGGGRSLDQIQWNFSLSDLTADLSNLGDLGALGNYPGSPFLPSDSEILLDSPEQEDIEEFFVDSVPEPPCSQSDDEKP